One genomic region from Yamadazyma tenuis chromosome 4, complete sequence encodes:
- the COA4 gene encoding Cytochrome oxidase assembly factor 4 (EggNog:ENOG503P6NQ; COG:S): MKPSYNQNATHDDDDDNDEPDEWDKRIIATGCHDENLSLQLCHADTGDWRMCAKELEAFRKCWNKNNNDERTSTVDN, from the coding sequence ATGAAACCCTCTTACAACCAAAATGCCACacatgatgatgatgatgacaatgaTGAGCCCGACGAATGGGATAAGCGAATCATAGCAACGGGCTGTCACGACGAGAATCTCCTGCTTCAATTGTGCCATGCAGATACTGGGGATTGGAGAATGTGTGCAAAAGAACTCGAAGCTTTTAGGAAATGCTGGAACAAAAATAATAATGATGAAAGAACTTCTACTGTTGATAATTAA